ATAATTACGTCTTAGCGCATGTTAGCAGTGTTTTACGGCTGGATTGGTGGCGGTCAATGCCCAGTCAAATTTCAAGTTAGTTTAGTTCTCTACCATCCAAGTCCCACAAAGCACTTTAAGCGTttaaaatgaccatattgcccatGCCGTAGCCCCTTTAGTTTTCTTGTCTAAGAGGGCAAAAGGGTAATAAGCTACTTAATTTTGTTTCGGTCTTGTCTAAAAGAATTTTAAGTTTACAAACTTTTTGGCTCACCTTTGtgttttatatttaatgtatatttatataatgaTAAACTTTACGTTTTGTTGTTTTTAAAAGTTATGTAGATAATTAATGGTTTAGGCCAATTAATGGCAAATTTCACCAATTCTGCGGTTAAttatttcatatatttatttttccttATGTTGTCCGGATTTTCATACACGTACCCTTTTTATCATTAATGATACTAAAACCGAATCATATCACTATTTTGTTGCCATGTACTTAGGGCATCAACATATCACTATTTTTTTCCATTAATAATATTAACAAACCCCTTTTAATTATCATATGataatatagtatatatatatttatatatcatatAACATCGCGAGATCTCCATCACATCTTATATTTTTGGTCACATCTTTAAACAACTTGTAAGCTTATTGCAGTGTGTATTGGTTGGTTTAGTTTGATTGAATAAAACTCTTcctttctttcaaaaaaaaaaattgtagttcTATGAATTCTATTATTATACACACCCCCTCATTCAAATCAAATTTCATTAGAGGGATTTTCGCTTTTGGTCACTTTCTCATTTTTTAATTGAAGGCATGTGTTAGTTTTTTATGATGAATTCTTACACACTTtagctttttttatttatttattaacttCTTTCCCACAAGAGTGAAAGAAAAAGTTTACCCTTTATAAAGTTCTATATATTAATACTATAAACGATCTTCATTTCATTAATTAAGTGGTTGCTTGGTCAAAGAGCTTCATGAAAAATAAAGCACTGATAAACATATGGTATAATGCCTGTACTCACATGTGTATACAATATAAAAGCACATGATTTgaacatttttttcctttttctcaaAATGGTTCTCTCTCGTGATTTGATTCTTCTTTTTTTACATTTCTTTGGTCAGTATTCTTGGTCATCCTAGTTTGTCATAGATCGCAGTCCTCCTTTTTTTGGTCACTTTCAATGAGTTTAGAGTACTAGAGCATAATTGTGTGGTTTGAAGGGTACAACAGAAAGGACTGTCAATTGTTTCAATTTTCTGCTCTGGATTCTGAAAATGGGAGTTTTTGATAAGATTTGTGTGAAGGATAAGGATCTCGTGTCTAACTTGCTTGCTTTTCGTGAACAAATATAGAAAATTTACCAAGTTGGAATCTGGTTCTGAAAGGCCTACTTTAGAAGCTATAAAAAAGCTTGTGATCCTTTTGTACTATTCTCTCAAATGTCTAGTACCTTCAACCGTTTTTAACTGTCACATTATAGTATCATTGAACATATTGTTATATGAAATACACTACAATTTATCATGATAAATGATAACAACTGCAGGTATATTTAGCTGGATTTTTTTTAATCTGAAATGGGATATCAACAAACTCCGGAATCCATGTGTAAATCAAAATTTGATGAAGCTGGAGAGACTATTATAGGTTCTTATGCTTCATGGCTGGTAAATACACGCTATCATGTGATGAACCATGTCATGTTTTTCAACCATTTTAGCATATTATTTGGTGAAttttaagcttgaatttctgTCGAATTTTTTGCAGGCCAAACATCCATCTGCTTTGGAAAATTTTGATGAGATGATGAACAAGGCCAAGGGAAAAGATATAGTAGTCTTTTTGGACTATGATGGGACTCTCTCCCAAATTGTAAAGGAACCTGATCAAGCATTCATGTCCGAAGCTGTATGGAGCCTTTTACTCTCTTTTTTAATAGCTTTTGAGAAAAATATCATTCAAAATTTTCACCATAATGTTCAAATTTGCAGATGCGTTCAGCAGTACGTGAAGTTTCTCTATATTTTCCTACTGCAATCGTTTCAGGAAGGCGTCGAGATAAGGTGATTTTATCATATACTTATCATCaagaaataaagaagaagaaaaaaaagacttGGGCCTTAATTTTGTGAGATTTAACAATGTTTACAGGTGTTTGAATTTGTTCAATTGGAGAATGTGTACTATGCTGGAAGTCATGGGATGGATATATCAACTCCATCAGGCTCCAAAAAGTATAGTGATCACAAATTTCAAACTAGAACCACTGACGAAAAGGTTAGTATAGTGTGTTTACTATAATATTTTCTTAGctatatatgatcttaatcaCTGAGAGGTAGTTCTCCtgattttttttcatcttttatttttatattttcttgacCTTTTTAAAGGGGAATGAAGTTGTTCACTTTCGTCCAGCTCAAGAGTTTCTTCCTAAGATTCAAGAGGTAGATATTGACATCCTTCACTTGTAGCTTTAACATgagaatttttgaatttttttttaaatgtttataatGTGTTTTTTTCCAGATACTAAAGGCTCTAAAAGATAAGACCAAAGGCATAAAAGGGGCTATTGTTGAAGACAACAAGTTCTGCATCTCTGTTCACTTTCGACAAGTAGTAGATGAAGAGGTTAGTTATCTAGTGTTTTAGATatgtaaaaacataaaatcaatttattataaaaaataataatatgcatAATTTGTCAAATGTTTTAATCAAAACGTAGGATGTTTACATACTTAAAGAGATGGTGGAAAATTTGATAGAAGCTTACCCCAACTTCAGAATTGCTTCAGGGAAAAAGGTATGGAACATAGCTTACATAAACTTAGTATCCTTGTCCTTGATATTGGTATAACCTTATTAGTTTTgaacttttttttatttgtttgtattATCTTGAACAGGTCATGGAGATTCGTCCGAGAATTGATTGGGATAAAGGTCGTGCCCTACAATATTTGCTAGGCACTCTCGACTTAGGTACCTCTAATAATGTTCTCCCAATGTATTTAGGAGATGACAAAACTGATGAAGATGCTTTCAGGGTATGAAGACATAAGAATAATAATCTTCTTTCTAAACTTCCATATTTGCCAAACTATCATATGTTAATCTCACCCTTTTGTGTAGGTTGTACGACGTGGACAAGGCTTTCCTATTGTCGTTTCTTCAACCCCAAAGCAGACTAAGGCTGCATACTCTCTGAGAGAACCAAGTGAGGTCATGGCCTTTTTGATACGGCTAGTGAAGTGGAAAAAAAGTGTTTCATAGAGTCAAGTTCATTGCCTAAAATTAATTACTAGAGAACGAAAAGCTGAGCTATTAATATGTTTATATAATGGTtagtggtgatgatgatgatgatgatgataggtGATTATTGAACTTGCCTGTGTTTTTTGATTTGGCAATTTAGCTGTGTTTGCTCCTCACTTGGGTAAAAGTGATGGTGTTGACATGGCTTTGATGATGATTAGTTCTTTTGCAGAGTAGTTATCCTAAGATCAATTTTAGGTGACATATTTATTATAGGGGAGAAGAGAACTATAGAAAGCATATGATTCATGTTCTGGACAACTACTATAGTGTTGTCTTTTCAATTATAATAGATCAAAGTAGTGATCGATGCTTTTATAGCGATTATGCCTTGTTTTGAGAGaccaaaaatactatttatatattttcattCTAGTACTATTTACATTTCTTTTTCGGTGCTTGATTCATTCCAGAAAAGGCACATACCTGTTCTTTAACAAATTTTAACTGGTGTCATATTGCAAAACTATATTAACTTTCTTTTGCTCCAGTATTCAGAACAAAGAAATGAGTGACTTTTGACTATATCACATATATGAATTGAAACAACTAAAATAACTGTTAACTATTGCGATTTGTTCTTTTAAGGACTCACTGAACCAcaaattatatgttaaaaattgagaaaaaaaaatacttgtGCGTGAGAAGGAGAGGGAGTGAGTTTCTAACGGTTAAGAAAATGTTATTTGTTCACGGTTTATATTATTTGAGGAATTATGTGAGCAGAATCACAACACATCCGAATTTGTCCCTCTTCGAATTATTATAGATATGAGAAAATTCTCATACTTTTGCAGTGTAAATTAGGGGGAAAATCTTCTTATTTATCACTTGGGCAAAGAAGTtacatatttattaataattgtcttttttttgacaaattattattaattatcattaagatcaaatatatatatatataaaaattagtaTGCACTAAAATATTACAAATTACATGTCTATTTAATATATTGGGAATTCtatcttaaataaatataattgttTGATAGAATAGTACTTTTCTATACACCACCTTTTTTCTTTTcgttgactgcgtttttggccaacaacgTGTGGACATCAAGAACGACAAaatccttcaagagaaataaacgacacggacgatttttatagtggttcaaccccaatgtgttggtaattgcctaatccacttagagttgtgattatagatctgcactcaataTCAGATAAACccgagtcaactgagtttcttcagtgcagattacgaGAATACAAGAagtctctcaaatacaagtactctctctctagaaaaataGGATTCGAAAAAGCtccaaaagtcctctttatgatgccataagccttgtatttataggctcaggatcgtaaagatgatatcccccatattcgggatattttgttattcttattatatttaatttacaataatattcaaaatataacaatacactaaatttgtgggataaactgagagattcccgcgcaagccaagaccgattcttgttgaagccgtttctgggaatcttgacgtagccCTGCTTTATTTAGTCGATCCATATCATATTCAGtttggtcggccaaaccttcactcgGCAGACATATacctggctgggcagacatgcactagactgggcagacatgcacttgactgggcagacatgcacttaactgggcagacatacACTTGGCTGGGCAGTCATGCATTTGACCGGTCGGACAttgtcatgactggtcggccaaggtcatgcctgggcagacaaacatgtgatgtctggtcggtcatgacactggACTGGTCGGACAAGATCATGCcagggcagacaaacatgtgactggtcggacaaggtcatgcctggtcggtcatgacacttgactgggcagtcaaCATTCTCCACTGGTCTACTGGGACACTCCTAAGCCaaatcacccaaccattccttgtcatttgtcatttctattacCACGTCATCgctttcaaattttggggataacatttgccccccaagtttattatatgatgctctcacataataaactttatTTCTCCACATCTAACGGCACAATTAAAAATcaactgttcatcttcccgccatgcaacagaccacgactccacagaccacgatcactgcaattaactgctcatagtcgtggggagaaaaaatatctcaggaattccaagggtccaaaaataagtggcaattcccacttttttcctttaaatagacccTTGCACTCTCACATTTCCACACACACAAGAaagcaaaaaagaaaaatacTCTCATCTTCTTTCTTTTCACTCCTTTGGCCGAAACCCCCTTGAGTTTTTCTTCTCTTGGCCGAAACTTCAAGGACTTTCAAGGAAAAGcttctcatttcttcaagcaaCTCAAGGGCTCTTCAAGgttgggtaagtcttctcctcCATCTTCActtatgttatctttcttttttttaaaacccCATGAAAAATACATGTGATGGCCGAAACCCCATAGGGAATTTTTTCTTGAATCTATGTGTGAATCTTAGAGATACAATGTATTTTGTGGCTGTTTGGATGttgtttaggttatgggtaactcaatttttgcttcaatttcatagaaattaaaagaaaattttttTTTATCCTAAATTGCTTGTAtgtgtttatgggtatttgatggcATATATGGTTTCAAGAACATTGGAAAACCTTTCAATTTCCCCATTTTGATCTTGTGGTtgtgtgttttggatgagaaGTGGTGTTTGTGCTAGATAGAATTTAAGGCTTTATTTTTCAGAATGGGTTTATGGTATGTTGGGGTATGGCCGATTGGTCATTGCTCATGCCATTTTGAAATTCTAGTTCGATCGGACCATACCACAACCACTCGGACCATACCTAAGTCCCATCCGATCGGACTCTTGGCTTTGGGCTCGGGCTAGGACCTCATGCTCGGACATGCACACTTCGGACAGCAGCTACCTAGACTCGGCCTCCCTTGGCTCCTCGGACATAGTGTCCGCTCGGACACACACAGCCCTTCGGACCAGGCGCAGCCCCTCGGACACATGTGCGGCAGCAGCTCGGATGGCATGCCCAGCCTCTCGGAGGACACGCCCTAGCGCCGAGCCTTGCGCGCATCCGCTCGGAGGACACACACCTTGCTCGGACGTCTTGGCTCCTCGGATGCTTGGAGCTGCTGCTGGTCGGATGCACGCACCAGCCCACCTGTTGCGCCCCTCGAGCCTTGGTATCCGCTCGGACACCACGCCTCGATTCTCCTCGGACACACCCCACACTTCGGACACGCTGGGCCATCCTAAGGTGTCCGCTCGGACACCACGCACATGGGCCACTTTTTAGGCACTTTTAGGTACTCTTAGGCACCTTTAGGTACTCTTAGGCACTTTTAggcactttaattatttttttctttgtgcATGCCAAATTTTACTACttagataaaaaaaatttgtaagtAGAAAAAATAAACACTGCTTTGTTGATTTAtatttgtatggttactcacctccccatttttattttttgtagaagaatcgcttcgactataggggaggtgacaaccacacgaaTTTTGATACGTCCGTCCCGCAGTTGATCGACacccctcaaagcagcgactcctCGTCAAAGTCTCCTAACAGTCGCACTCTTGAGGATCGCCTCCGCCGCTTCAAGAAGATCCTTCCTTGTTTAGCTTTATACTTTCTCCATGAAGAGCAGTTCCTTCATCAAGCTGAACAGTCGACAATGAGGGTAAAAAAGTCAAACAGACTCCCGCAGGACCAAGACCCTGAAGTAGCCCATAGAGCGGTACAAAAGGTGGTGGACCGCAGTGAGGTCCGAACTGCGGCTTCTTCGAGACCACCACACCAGACGCCAAAACCAAACAAGCCTCAGAGAAAGATTACCCAGAAATTTGCCACCGACATCCAGCGTCTGGCCGTCCAAAAACCAAGGAAGGAAGGAGAGgaaacaccttcttggtttaccGCCAAGCCCACGAAGCTTAACCCTGGGATGtttaacaaacacatccaagcatTGGGCTAGAGAAGGGTGAATGTCATATGTCTGCGCCCTCATCAGAGAGCTAACAGGCCTAGCGGACCATACTGTGCTTGGTCGAGGCACCATATATATGCAGGAGTGACTATCCCACTGCACCCCTTCTTCCGGTCAGTAGCGGATTACTTCAACGTCTCCCCTTTCCAGATCGCTCCTAACGGAATTCAGGCGTTGTCTGCTCTGTTCATCCTGTATTTCCTGCAAGGCTGGGATCCGCCTACTCCTCATGAAATACATTACTTATTTGACTTCAGGACTAACCCGAGCCATAAGAACACGGGTTTCTTCCACCTTTTTCAGAGGCATAAAggggttaaatacctttgtgGCATCGCTCACAAGTCAAACCCTgggaaatactatacagagtattttctcacctcggacatcaaagccaacaacctggctttcACGCATGCGGGCCCATTCAAGCAACCCTTGCCCACAAAAGACATGTTTGATCGAGCAGAGGAGTTGGCCAACATGTGCATTGAGGATAAGGATGTGAAAAACTTGGTTACTGTagacaatcttcagatggtgggcctgctaCCAAGTAA
This genomic interval from Humulus lupulus chromosome 8, drHumLupu1.1, whole genome shotgun sequence contains the following:
- the LOC133797515 gene encoding trehalose-phosphate phosphatase A-like produces the protein MGYQQTPESMCKSKFDEAGETIIGSYASWLAKHPSALENFDEMMNKAKGKDIVVFLDYDGTLSQIVKEPDQAFMSEAMRSAVREVSLYFPTAIVSGRRRDKVFEFVQLENVYYAGSHGMDISTPSGSKKYSDHKFQTRTTDEKGNEVVHFRPAQEFLPKIQEILKALKDKTKGIKGAIVEDNKFCISVHFRQVVDEEDVYILKEMVENLIEAYPNFRIASGKKVMEIRPRIDWDKGRALQYLLGTLDLGTSNNVLPMYLGDDKTDEDAFRVVRRGQGFPIVVSSTPKQTKAAYSLREPSEVMAFLIRLVKWKKSVS